The following are encoded in a window of Synechococcales cyanobacterium CNB genomic DNA:
- the typA gene encoding translational GTPase TypA produces MPTPPVATAERIRNVAIIAHVDHGKTTLVDELLRQSGMFREGELDKLAGGQHDLIMDSNPLERERGITILSKNCAVTYHAQNGSDYRINIIDTPGHADFGGEVERVLRLADGCLLLVDAFDGPMPQTKFVLGKALEAGLRPVVVINKCDRPEADPKRVLHEVFDLLVDLGAEDHALDFPVVYCSGREGWASPTLDRPIDDLRAGDLGPIFESIVREVPPPSANPDRPLQFLVTSLDYSDYLGRIAIGRVVAGCIRSGQQVAIVRRDGNVEEGRVGRLLRFEGLSRQETDEVNAGDLCAVPGLPTVDIGDTIADPESPVGLPPVRVDEPTISMLFRINDSPFAGQEGKYVTSRQIRDRLLKELERNVALRVKPGESAEEFVVSGRGLLHLGILLETMRREGYELSVGRAVVITKEIDGVTYEPVETLVIDAPSSAVGAVMELVGGRRGELRKMEPRGDVMHLVFDVTSRALIGLRGRILTATQGEAVMHHRFDRYEPVSGERIRRPFGVLIATEAGQVTAYAVENLADRGILFVAPGDRVYTGQVVGEHNRDNDIPVNIVREKHLTNIRSSTKEATVTLKAPRRLTLEAALEYVEEDELVEITPESVRLRKRLLDEGERKRAERQARDRNRPPPS; encoded by the coding sequence ATGCCCACGCCTCCCGTCGCCACCGCCGAACGAATCCGCAACGTCGCGATCATCGCGCATGTTGACCACGGCAAGACCACGCTCGTCGATGAACTCCTCCGCCAATCCGGCATGTTCCGCGAAGGCGAACTCGACAAGCTCGCCGGCGGACAGCACGACCTCATCATGGACTCCAACCCGCTCGAACGCGAGCGCGGCATCACCATCCTCTCCAAGAACTGTGCCGTCACCTACCACGCACAGAACGGCAGCGACTACCGGATCAACATCATCGACACCCCGGGGCACGCGGACTTCGGCGGCGAAGTCGAGCGGGTGCTGCGCCTCGCCGACGGGTGCCTCCTGCTCGTGGACGCCTTCGACGGCCCCATGCCTCAGACCAAGTTCGTGCTCGGCAAGGCTCTCGAAGCCGGCCTGCGCCCCGTCGTTGTCATCAACAAGTGCGATCGTCCGGAGGCCGACCCGAAACGCGTCCTGCACGAGGTCTTCGACCTGCTGGTCGATCTCGGCGCGGAAGACCACGCCCTCGACTTCCCCGTCGTCTACTGCTCGGGCCGCGAGGGGTGGGCCTCGCCCACCCTCGACCGACCCATCGACGACCTGCGCGCCGGCGACCTCGGCCCCATCTTCGAGTCGATCGTCCGCGAGGTCCCCCCCCCGAGCGCGAACCCGGACCGCCCGCTCCAGTTCCTCGTGACGAGCCTCGATTACTCCGACTATCTCGGCCGCATCGCCATCGGACGCGTCGTGGCGGGGTGCATCCGTTCGGGACAGCAGGTCGCCATCGTGCGCCGCGACGGCAACGTCGAGGAAGGCAGGGTCGGCAGACTCCTCCGCTTCGAAGGCCTCTCACGCCAGGAGACCGACGAAGTGAACGCCGGCGACCTGTGCGCCGTGCCCGGCCTGCCGACCGTGGACATCGGCGACACCATCGCCGACCCAGAGTCGCCCGTCGGGCTTCCCCCGGTCCGCGTTGATGAGCCGACCATCTCGATGCTCTTCCGCATCAACGACTCGCCCTTCGCCGGGCAGGAGGGCAAGTACGTCACCAGCCGCCAGATCCGCGACCGCCTTCTCAAGGAGCTCGAGCGCAATGTCGCGCTCCGCGTGAAACCGGGCGAGTCCGCCGAGGAGTTCGTCGTCTCCGGCCGCGGACTGCTGCACCTGGGCATCCTCCTCGAAACCATGCGACGCGAGGGGTACGAACTCTCGGTCGGCCGGGCTGTCGTCATCACGAAGGAGATCGACGGCGTCACCTACGAACCGGTTGAAACGCTCGTGATCGACGCCCCGTCCTCCGCCGTCGGCGCGGTCATGGAGCTGGTCGGCGGCCGACGAGGTGAGTTGCGCAAGATGGAGCCACGAGGCGACGTCATGCACCTCGTCTTCGACGTCACCAGCCGCGCCCTGATCGGACTGCGCGGTCGCATCCTCACCGCCACCCAGGGCGAGGCCGTCATGCACCACCGCTTCGACCGCTACGAGCCGGTCAGCGGCGAGCGCATCCGCCGACCCTTCGGCGTCCTCATCGCCACCGAGGCCGGGCAGGTCACCGCGTACGCGGTCGAGAATCTCGCCGACCGCGGCATCCTCTTCGTCGCCCCCGGCGACCGCGTCTACACCGGCCAGGTCGTCGGCGAGCACAACCGCGACAACGACATCCCCGTGAACATCGTCCGCGAGAAGCACCTGACGAACATCCGGTCTTCGACCAAGGAAGCCACCGTCACCCTCAAGGCGCCGCGCCGTCTCACGCTCGAAGCCGCGCTGGAATATGTCGAGGAGGACGAACTGGTCGAGATCACGCCCGAGTCCGTCCGATTGCGCAAGCGCCTGCTGGACGAGGGCGAGCGAAAACGCGCCGAACGCCAGGCACGCGACCGGAACCGTCCGCCGCCCTCCTAA
- a CDS encoding redoxin domain-containing protein, with protein MANEHLKPRDNPISVGEAAPDFMLTDQNRQEWRLSDHVKKGDVVLCFYPLDFSPVCSAEMKCVTDEFDRWSRKGATVVGISCDSFFAHDAWAKSLGLKQTLLADMHRQVCKAYGFYWPDLNVASRGTVVVGHDPSGRGRVKRVQTREIKTALTADDLLAALS; from the coding sequence ATGGCGAACGAACACCTCAAGCCGCGCGACAATCCGATCTCCGTGGGCGAGGCTGCCCCGGACTTCATGCTGACCGACCAGAACCGGCAGGAGTGGCGGCTCTCCGACCATGTGAAGAAGGGGGACGTCGTCCTCTGCTTCTACCCGCTCGATTTCTCGCCCGTGTGCTCGGCAGAGATGAAGTGCGTAACGGATGAGTTCGATCGGTGGTCCCGCAAAGGCGCGACCGTCGTCGGTATCTCCTGCGACTCGTTCTTCGCCCACGACGCTTGGGCGAAAAGCCTCGGCCTGAAACAGACGCTGCTCGCGGACATGCACCGGCAGGTCTGCAAGGCGTACGGGTTCTACTGGCCCGACCTGAACGTCGCTTCCCGCGGCACAGTGGTCGTCGGGCACGACCCGTCCGGCCGGGGCAGGGTCAAGCGAGTCCAGACTCGGGAGATCAAGACCGCCCTGACGGCCGACGACCTGCTCGCTGCGCTTTCCTGA
- a CDS encoding DUF1801 domain-containing protein: MRALILDAVPGITEEWKWNNPVWSHNGIVCTGEAYTKVVKLTFAKGAGLPDPSGLFNSSLEGNTRRAIDIREGETINGRAFKAIVKAAAACNGKPTKTAKGGVAESGPVRLLSGGNPQIAKADGDVPVQAYIAAMPGWKSDLGRRLDAVITRSVPGVRKAVRWNSPFYGVEGLGWFLSFHVFNRYVKVTFFKGASLRPVPPGAGKDKEARWIDIHENDMFEEALMAKWVKQAAALPGWTP; encoded by the coding sequence ATGAGAGCGCTGATCCTCGATGCGGTTCCGGGGATCACGGAGGAGTGGAAGTGGAACAACCCGGTATGGTCGCACAACGGGATTGTCTGCACCGGGGAGGCCTACACGAAGGTCGTGAAACTGACGTTTGCCAAGGGCGCTGGCCTGCCGGACCCCTCGGGCCTCTTCAACTCGAGCCTTGAAGGCAACACACGACGGGCGATCGACATCCGCGAAGGGGAGACAATCAACGGGCGCGCGTTCAAGGCGATCGTGAAGGCGGCGGCGGCCTGCAACGGGAAGCCCACAAAGACGGCCAAGGGGGGGGTGGCTGAGTCCGGGCCGGTGAGACTTCTGTCGGGCGGCAACCCGCAGATTGCGAAGGCCGACGGCGACGTGCCGGTGCAGGCGTACATCGCCGCGATGCCGGGCTGGAAGAGCGACCTTGGACGCCGCCTCGATGCGGTCATTACGCGGAGCGTTCCGGGCGTGCGGAAGGCCGTGCGGTGGAACTCACCCTTCTACGGCGTCGAGGGGCTGGGTTGGTTCCTCTCGTTCCACGTCTTCAACCGCTACGTCAAGGTCACGTTTTTCAAGGGGGCGTCGCTGCGGCCCGTGCCTCCCGGAGCGGGCAAGGACAAGGAGGCTCGTTGGATCGATATCCACGAGAACGACATGTTCGAGGAGGCGCTGATGGCGAAGTGGGTGAAGCAGGCAGCGGCGTTGCCCGGCTGGACGCCGTAG
- the glmS gene encoding glutamine--fructose-6-phosphate transaminase (isomerizing) has product MCGIVAYIGSRQALPLLIEGLKRLEYRGYDSAGVAVIDNGKLRTLRAVGRVADLEQRLERQGQMRGTIGLAHTRWATHGGVTEANAHPHRDDRAGIALVHNGIIENYATLRTWLEEKGHRFTSETDTEVLAMLIGELYDLASGVDLEAAVQAALREVTGAYAIAVVCEHEPGVLVAARKGSPLMVGVGAGEYIVASDPAAIVAHTTQAFPLDDYNVVKLTREGLRTSTVDNAEVTPRMMQLELDLEQIELGSFEHFMQKEIFEQPRAIRNCCRGRIDEREGKVVLGGLSAYAKELVKARRFIFVAQGTALHAAMIGEYLFEDLAKVPAEVEYGSEFRYRNPIIEDSSVVVAVSQSGETADTLAALTEAKERGALALGVINVVGSTIARETDAGVYLRVGPEVGVASTKAFTGQVTALAMIALFLARRKFTSQEECAAMLSELSAIPDKMERVLGQDDHIRRVTRKYVDRENWLFLGRGYNYPTALEGALKLKEISYIHAEGMPAAEMKHGPIALINDGMPAVFIANRGRQYDKVLSNIAEVRSRGGHVIAVATEGDTEIAQLAEDVLYVPECAEPLSPLLTVVPLQLMAYHAAVLRGHDVDKPRNLAKSVTVE; this is encoded by the coding sequence ATGTGCGGGATCGTCGCCTACATCGGGTCTCGTCAGGCTCTTCCGTTGCTGATCGAGGGGCTGAAGCGGCTCGAGTATCGCGGGTACGACTCCGCCGGGGTGGCTGTCATCGACAACGGGAAGCTCCGCACCCTCCGTGCGGTCGGTCGCGTGGCCGATCTGGAGCAACGGCTCGAGCGGCAGGGGCAGATGCGCGGGACCATCGGGCTCGCGCACACGCGCTGGGCCACGCACGGCGGCGTGACCGAGGCCAACGCCCACCCCCACCGCGACGACCGGGCCGGCATCGCGCTGGTCCACAACGGGATCATCGAGAACTATGCCACGCTTCGAACGTGGTTGGAGGAGAAGGGCCACCGGTTCACGAGCGAGACCGACACTGAAGTCCTCGCCATGCTCATCGGCGAGTTGTACGACCTGGCATCGGGCGTGGACCTGGAAGCCGCGGTGCAGGCAGCGCTGCGGGAGGTGACCGGGGCGTACGCGATCGCGGTCGTGTGCGAGCACGAGCCGGGCGTGCTGGTCGCGGCCCGCAAGGGTTCGCCGCTCATGGTCGGTGTCGGCGCTGGGGAGTACATCGTCGCGTCGGACCCGGCGGCGATCGTTGCGCACACGACGCAGGCATTCCCGCTGGACGACTACAACGTCGTCAAGCTGACGCGTGAGGGTCTGCGCACCTCGACGGTGGACAACGCGGAGGTCACGCCCCGCATGATGCAGCTCGAACTCGACCTCGAGCAGATCGAGCTCGGCTCGTTCGAGCACTTCATGCAGAAGGAGATCTTCGAGCAGCCGCGGGCGATCCGCAACTGCTGCCGGGGCCGGATCGATGAGCGCGAGGGCAAGGTCGTGCTTGGCGGCCTGTCGGCGTACGCCAAGGAGCTGGTCAAGGCGCGACGGTTCATCTTCGTGGCGCAGGGGACGGCCCTGCACGCCGCGATGATCGGCGAGTACCTGTTCGAAGACCTGGCGAAAGTTCCGGCGGAGGTCGAGTACGGCAGCGAGTTCCGCTATCGCAACCCGATCATCGAGGACAGCAGCGTGGTCGTCGCCGTGAGCCAGTCGGGCGAGACGGCGGACACGCTGGCCGCGCTGACCGAGGCCAAGGAGCGCGGCGCGCTGGCGCTGGGCGTCATCAATGTCGTCGGGTCCACCATCGCCCGGGAGACCGACGCCGGCGTGTACCTGCGCGTGGGGCCGGAGGTCGGCGTCGCCAGCACCAAGGCGTTCACGGGGCAGGTGACCGCGCTCGCCATGATCGCTCTTTTCCTTGCGCGGCGGAAGTTCACGTCGCAGGAGGAGTGCGCGGCGATGCTCTCGGAGTTGTCCGCCATCCCGGACAAGATGGAGCGCGTGCTGGGGCAGGACGACCACATCCGCCGCGTGACGCGGAAGTACGTGGACCGCGAGAACTGGCTCTTCCTCGGGCGGGGGTACAACTATCCGACCGCCCTGGAGGGCGCGCTGAAACTCAAGGAAATCTCGTACATCCACGCCGAGGGCATGCCGGCGGCCGAGATGAAGCACGGGCCGATCGCGCTCATCAACGACGGGATGCCGGCGGTCTTCATCGCCAACCGTGGCCGACAGTACGACAAGGTGCTGAGCAACATCGCCGAAGTGCGCTCGCGCGGTGGGCACGTGATCGCCGTGGCTACGGAAGGCGATACGGAGATCGCCCAACTCGCCGAGGACGTGCTGTACGTGCCCGAATGCGCCGAGCCGCTCAGCCCGCTGCTCACGGTGGTGCCGCTTCAACTGATGGCATACCACGCGGCGGTGCTTCGGGGGCACGACGTGGACAAGCCGCGCAATCTGGCCAAGAGCGTGACGGTTGAGTAA
- the rplU gene encoding 50S ribosomal protein L21: MPQYAIIEESGGQRRVAEGDTILIDLHKGGEAAAGETVTFDRVLMVGEAGGNAKVGTPYVVGASVTAQVVEPVVKGEKITIHKFKPKKGYRRKTGHRQRYTSVKVTGIKG, translated from the coding sequence ATGCCCCAGTACGCCATCATCGAAGAATCCGGTGGCCAGCGCCGCGTCGCCGAGGGTGACACCATCCTGATCGACCTCCACAAGGGCGGCGAGGCCGCGGCGGGCGAGACCGTCACCTTCGACCGAGTCCTCATGGTCGGCGAAGCGGGCGGAAACGCCAAGGTCGGCACGCCCTACGTCGTGGGCGCGTCGGTCACGGCCCAAGTGGTCGAGCCGGTCGTGAAGGGTGAGAAGATCACCATCCACAAGTTCAAACCCAAGAAGGGCTACCGCCGCAAGACCGGCCACCGCCAACGCTACACCAGCGTGAAGGTCACCGGCATCAAGGGCTGA